In the Desulfomicrobium escambiense DSM 10707 genome, one interval contains:
- a CDS encoding amidohydrolase family protein yields MLDLLIINAALPGQEALTEIGCKDGRIVMVEPGIKVEAAQTIDAEGFLVTPPFVDSHFHMDATLSAGMPRRNESGTLLEGIRIWGELKPDLTPQGLKERALKLLRWSVAKGNLAIRTHVDTTDPSLMAVDVLLEVREEMKAYVDIQLVAFPQDGVLRAPKGVELLERALDKGVDVVGGIPHFERTMDQGRESVRVLCEIAAKRGLMVDMHCDESDDPHSRHVESLAYETQRLGLHGRVTGSHLTSMHSMDNYYVSKLLPLMAEAGMHCVCNPLVNMNLQGRHDTYPKRRGLMRVPELMGMGINVAFGHDDVMDPWYPMGSHDMLEVAHMGAHALHMTGMDGLRKMFRAVTENGARALGLEGYGLAPGCNADFVILQASDEIEALRLRPARLWVVRRGKVISRTPKVEARVDLGNGEELVDFT; encoded by the coding sequence ATGCTGGATCTGCTGATCATCAACGCGGCGCTGCCTGGGCAGGAGGCGCTGACTGAGATCGGGTGCAAGGATGGGCGCATCGTGATGGTCGAGCCGGGTATAAAGGTCGAGGCCGCGCAGACGATTGACGCCGAGGGATTTCTTGTCACGCCGCCGTTCGTGGACAGCCATTTTCATATGGATGCGACGCTGTCGGCGGGGATGCCGCGGCGCAACGAGAGCGGCACGCTGTTGGAGGGCATCAGAATCTGGGGCGAGCTCAAGCCGGATCTGACGCCGCAGGGGTTGAAGGAGCGGGCGCTGAAGTTGCTGCGCTGGAGCGTGGCCAAGGGCAACCTGGCCATCAGGACGCATGTGGACACGACGGACCCGAGCCTCATGGCCGTGGACGTGCTGCTGGAAGTGCGCGAGGAGATGAAGGCTTACGTGGACATCCAGCTCGTGGCCTTTCCCCAAGACGGGGTGCTGCGCGCGCCGAAGGGGGTGGAGTTGCTGGAGCGGGCCCTGGACAAGGGCGTGGACGTGGTCGGGGGGATTCCGCACTTCGAGCGGACCATGGACCAGGGCCGGGAGTCTGTGCGGGTGCTGTGCGAGATCGCGGCCAAGCGCGGGCTCATGGTCGACATGCACTGCGACGAGTCCGACGATCCGCATTCACGGCACGTGGAGAGCCTGGCGTATGAGACGCAGCGGCTGGGGCTGCACGGCCGCGTCACGGGTTCGCATCTGACGAGCATGCATTCCATGGACAATTACTACGTGTCGAAGCTCCTGCCGCTCATGGCCGAGGCGGGGATGCACTGCGTGTGCAACCCGCTGGTGAACATGAACCTGCAGGGGCGGCACGACACGTACCCCAAACGGCGAGGGCTCATGCGCGTGCCGGAGCTGATGGGCATGGGCATCAACGTGGCCTTCGGGCACGACGACGTCATGGACCCCTGGTATCCCATGGGCTCGCACGACATGCTCGAAGTGGCCCACATGGGGGCGCACGCCCTGCACATGACCGGCATGGACGGGCTGCGGAAGATGTTCCGGGCCGTGACGGAAAACGGGGCGCGGGCGCTGGGGCTCGAGGGTTACGGACTTGCGCCCGGCTGCAACGCGGATTTCGTGATCCTGCAGGCCTCGGACGAAATCGAGGCGTTGCGTCTGCGCCCGGCGCGGCTGTGGGTCGTGCGCCGGGGCAAGGTGATAAGCCGCACGCCCAAGGTCGAGGCGCGGGTGGATCTGGGGAACGGAGAGGAACTGGTCGATTTCACGTAA
- a CDS encoding GrlR family regulatory protein has product MYWLRLAAYDKVEEGVAVVSQGIVDGGGPGYLWQGRLFVEQGAVRGSLLVSKWNPQAPPDLGMFKAASLDIAGRYDAAARSLDLVGHAHGHHVVRLRISGQWLGELADGGSAGREGQPCVT; this is encoded by the coding sequence ATGTACTGGCTGCGCCTCGCGGCATACGACAAGGTGGAGGAAGGCGTGGCGGTCGTCAGCCAAGGCATCGTTGACGGAGGGGGACCGGGCTATCTTTGGCAGGGCCGGTTGTTCGTGGAGCAGGGCGCGGTGCGCGGAAGCCTGCTCGTGAGCAAATGGAATCCGCAAGCGCCGCCGGACCTCGGCATGTTCAAGGCGGCGAGCCTGGACATTGCAGGCCGATACGACGCTGCGGCGCGCTCGCTGGACCTCGTGGGCCATGCGCACGGGCACCATGTCGTGCGACTGCGCATCAGCGGGCAGTGGCTCGGGGAACTGGCGGACGGCGGCAGCGCCGGCCGTGAAGGACAGCCCTGCGTTACGTGA
- a CDS encoding ABC transporter permease, translating into MDILSLVFETGFWLATVRMATPLIFGTMGELICERAGVLNLGIEGIMAAGCMSGWTWVYLGGTLWGGVLFAACVGAGLGLLHAVFTVHLGLSQHVTGLGITMLGASLSSFAFRMILPQVTTPPKIVPFAPLDIPVLSTLPFIGPVLFSQTALTLTAFILVAVTAYVLLRTPLGLALRMVGENPLAAEAQGLSVLGLRTGAVMAGSALMAVGGAFLTLAAFDAFYIGMVNGRGWICIALVVFSSWKPGKALLGTLLFAAFDAIQMRVQQQSISAIPYQFYLMLPYLCSILALIAMSRKAAYPKALLVPFRKGER; encoded by the coding sequence ATGGACATCCTCTCCCTCGTCTTCGAAACCGGATTCTGGCTGGCCACCGTGCGCATGGCCACCCCGCTCATCTTCGGCACCATGGGCGAACTGATCTGCGAACGGGCCGGGGTCCTGAACCTCGGCATCGAGGGCATCATGGCCGCCGGCTGCATGTCCGGCTGGACCTGGGTCTACCTCGGCGGCACCCTCTGGGGCGGCGTGCTCTTCGCCGCCTGCGTCGGCGCAGGCCTAGGGCTCCTGCACGCCGTCTTCACCGTGCACCTGGGCCTGTCCCAGCACGTCACGGGCCTGGGCATCACCATGCTCGGCGCAAGCTTAAGCTCCTTCGCCTTCCGCATGATCCTGCCTCAGGTCACCACCCCGCCCAAGATCGTCCCCTTCGCGCCGCTGGACATCCCCGTGCTCTCCACCCTGCCCTTCATCGGCCCGGTCCTCTTCAGCCAGACCGCCCTCACGCTCACGGCCTTCATTCTCGTCGCCGTCACCGCCTACGTCCTGCTGCGCACCCCCCTCGGCCTGGCCCTGCGCATGGTCGGCGAAAACCCGCTGGCCGCCGAAGCCCAGGGCCTCTCCGTCCTTGGCCTGCGCACCGGAGCCGTCATGGCCGGCTCCGCCCTCATGGCCGTGGGCGGCGCGTTCCTGACGCTTGCCGCCTTCGACGCCTTCTACATCGGCATGGTCAACGGACGCGGTTGGATCTGCATCGCGCTTGTCGTCTTCTCGTCCTGGAAACCCGGCAAGGCGCTCCTCGGCACGCTCCTCTTCGCCGCCTTCGACGCCATCCAGATGCGCGTCCAACAGCAATCCATCTCCGCCATCCCGTACCAATTCTACCTCATGCTCCCCTACCTCTGCTCCATCCTGGCCCTCATCGCCATGTCCCGCAAAGCCGCCTACCCCAAGGCCTTGCTGGTTCCCTTTCGCAAAGGGGAGCGGTAG
- the hcp gene encoding hydroxylamine reductase produces MFCNQCEQTAKGQGCDKMGVCGKTPEVAALQDLLTHSVKGLSLYAHAGRKMGVVDNEVNRFTCEAIFSTLTNVDFDPDRFVAMIERCDALKSRLKEKVKAAGGQVAFGNEPEAGFLTKIARMFLGGEQPDFTAHPEISFTAAGRNQLVPMGEKVGFAPKPDANADLESLRQILTYGLRGVAAYADHAAILGKESDEVYAFIHEAMAATLDQSLGLNELIGLCLGCGKANLKAMELLDAANTGSYGHPVPTEVPLGAKKGKAILVSGHDLKDLGLLLEQTAGRGINIYTHGEMLPCHGYPELKKHPHFHGHYGTAWQNQQKEFAEFPGAILMTTNCIQKPVESYKGNIFTTGLVGWPGVTHVGKDFSQVINKALEMPGFAADEDKGSVLTGFARNAVLGVADKVIAAVKGGDIRHFFLVAGCDGAKPGRNYYTEFVEKVPSDCVVLTLACGKFRFFDKKLGDIGGIPRLLDIGQCNDAYSAIQIAVALAGAFNCGVNDLPLSMVLSWYEQKAVAILLTLLHLGIKGIRLGPSLPAFITPNVLNVLVENFDIKPITTPDEDLKAILG; encoded by the coding sequence ATGTTTTGCAATCAGTGTGAACAGACTGCCAAGGGCCAGGGATGCGACAAGATGGGCGTGTGCGGGAAGACTCCCGAAGTGGCCGCCCTGCAGGACCTGCTGACCCATTCCGTCAAGGGCCTGTCCCTTTACGCCCATGCCGGCCGCAAGATGGGCGTGGTCGATAACGAAGTGAACCGCTTCACCTGCGAAGCCATTTTTTCCACCCTGACCAACGTCGATTTCGATCCCGACCGCTTCGTGGCCATGATCGAGCGCTGCGACGCTCTCAAGAGCCGTCTCAAGGAGAAGGTCAAGGCCGCAGGCGGTCAGGTCGCCTTCGGCAACGAACCCGAAGCCGGCTTTCTGACCAAGATCGCCCGCATGTTCCTGGGCGGCGAGCAGCCCGATTTCACGGCGCACCCCGAGATTTCATTCACCGCCGCGGGCCGGAACCAACTGGTGCCCATGGGCGAGAAGGTCGGTTTCGCGCCCAAGCCCGACGCCAACGCGGACCTCGAATCCCTGCGCCAGATCCTGACCTACGGCCTGCGCGGCGTGGCCGCCTACGCCGACCATGCGGCCATCCTGGGCAAGGAGTCCGACGAGGTTTACGCCTTCATCCACGAAGCCATGGCCGCCACCCTGGACCAGAGCCTGGGCCTCAATGAACTCATTGGGCTGTGCCTGGGCTGCGGCAAGGCCAACCTCAAGGCCATGGAACTCCTGGACGCCGCCAACACCGGCTCCTACGGCCACCCGGTCCCGACGGAAGTGCCCCTGGGCGCCAAGAAGGGCAAGGCCATCCTCGTCTCCGGCCATGACTTGAAGGACCTTGGCCTGCTCCTGGAGCAGACCGCGGGCAGGGGCATCAACATCTACACCCACGGCGAGATGCTGCCCTGCCACGGCTACCCGGAACTGAAGAAGCACCCCCACTTCCACGGCCACTACGGCACGGCCTGGCAGAACCAGCAGAAGGAATTCGCCGAGTTCCCCGGCGCCATCCTCATGACCACCAACTGCATCCAGAAGCCGGTCGAGTCCTACAAGGGCAACATCTTCACCACCGGCCTGGTCGGCTGGCCCGGCGTGACCCACGTCGGCAAGGACTTCTCCCAGGTCATCAATAAGGCCCTCGAAATGCCCGGCTTCGCGGCCGACGAGGACAAGGGCAGCGTGCTGACCGGGTTCGCCCGCAACGCGGTCCTGGGCGTGGCCGACAAGGTCATCGCGGCGGTCAAGGGCGGCGACATCCGCCACTTCTTCCTGGTCGCGGGCTGTGACGGCGCCAAGCCCGGCCGCAACTATTACACCGAGTTCGTCGAGAAGGTTCCGAGCGACTGCGTGGTCCTGACCCTGGCCTGCGGCAAGTTCCGCTTCTTCGACAAGAAGCTCGGTGACATCGGCGGCATCCCGCGCCTGCTGGACATCGGCCAGTGCAACGACGCCTACTCGGCCATCCAGATCGCGGTGGCCCTGGCCGGAGCCTTCAACTGCGGCGTGAACGATCTGCCCCTGTCCATGGTCCTGTCCTGGTACGAGCAGAAGGCCGTGGCCATCCTGCTGACGCTCCTGCATCTGGGCATCAAGGGCATCCGTCTCGGCCCCAGCCTGCCGGCCTTCATCACCCCCAACGTGCTGAACGTGCTGGTCGAAAACTTCGACATCAAGCCCATCACCACCCCGGACGAAGACCTCAAAGCCATCCTCGGCTGA
- a CDS encoding ABC transporter permease: MRLEPRESMAFGWQVGAPLLAVVAAMAICSGLILWAGASPLSAWGLLLKGALGSTFALTETLTRATPLIFTGLAAAVAFRAKLWNIGGEGQFYVGACMATWLGTGMIDLPAWLMIPFLFLTGALAGGLFLLIPTWLKTRLKADEVVTTLLLNFVVLLVVNWLVFGPWKDPMAMGWPQAAPVVDSAMLPVLVPKSSLHLGFVLALACAGLVWWMMRFTVWGFEIRAVGASLKASTFAGMPVGATIVRTALLSGGLAAMAGVSELCGVKGYLTLDLSPGFGYSGIVVAMLAALHPLGVVLSAMFIAIIYIGADSMSRAITISNYIADVTTAVSLLMVLLAMFLTRYRIRWK, from the coding sequence ATGAGACTCGAACCCCGCGAATCCATGGCCTTCGGCTGGCAGGTCGGCGCGCCGCTCCTGGCCGTCGTCGCCGCCATGGCGATCTGCTCCGGGCTCATCCTCTGGGCCGGTGCCTCGCCCCTCTCGGCCTGGGGCCTGCTCCTCAAGGGCGCCCTGGGCTCGACCTTCGCCCTGACCGAAACCCTTACCCGCGCCACCCCGCTCATCTTCACCGGCCTGGCCGCGGCCGTGGCCTTCCGGGCCAAGCTCTGGAACATCGGCGGCGAAGGCCAGTTCTACGTCGGGGCCTGCATGGCCACCTGGCTCGGCACGGGCATGATCGACCTGCCCGCCTGGCTCATGATCCCCTTCCTCTTCCTGACCGGCGCCCTGGCCGGAGGGCTCTTCCTGCTGATCCCGACCTGGCTCAAGACGCGGCTCAAGGCCGACGAGGTTGTCACCACCCTGCTGCTCAACTTCGTGGTCCTGCTGGTCGTCAACTGGCTGGTCTTCGGCCCCTGGAAGGACCCCATGGCCATGGGCTGGCCCCAGGCCGCGCCCGTCGTCGACAGTGCCATGCTGCCCGTGCTCGTGCCCAAGTCGAGCCTGCACCTGGGCTTCGTCCTGGCCCTGGCCTGCGCGGGCCTCGTGTGGTGGATGATGCGCTTCACGGTCTGGGGCTTCGAGATCCGCGCCGTCGGCGCAAGCCTCAAGGCCAGCACCTTCGCCGGAATGCCGGTGGGCGCCACCATCGTCCGCACCGCGCTCCTGAGCGGCGGCCTGGCGGCCATGGCCGGCGTGAGCGAACTCTGCGGCGTCAAAGGCTACCTGACCCTCGATCTGTCCCCAGGCTTCGGCTACTCCGGCATCGTCGTGGCCATGCTCGCCGCCCTGCACCCCCTGGGCGTGGTCCTCTCGGCCATGTTCATCGCGATCATCTACATCGGTGCCGACTCCATGAGCCGCGCCATCACCATTTCCAATTACATCGCCGACGTGACCACGGCTGTGAGCCTGCTCATGGTCCTTTTGGCCATGTTCCTGACCCGCTACCGCATCCGCTGGAAATAA
- a CDS encoding MFS transporter has product MNTPQNRPMYLFLIGLAVLSALGFQGWRTLFNNYAVEVAQVTGQQMGVIQGLREVPGFLALLVIYLLMFVREHRLAVLSLMVMALGVIMTGLMPTYAGLVVATLVMSFGFHYYETLNQSLTLQYFDTAQSPVVMGRLRAVSSAANIVIGLIFLLAVNHVSYQTLYVALGIFIMGAVACFLLMNPARKDLPLQRKSMVLRSRYWLFYVLTFLAGARRQIFVAFAVFLMVKKFGYSVSEVTVLFMLNNAVNYFLSPMIGRAVIRFGERKVLSLEYAGLIFVFLGYAFTDSKLLVAALYILDHIFFNFAMAIRSYFQKIADPRDIAPSMAVGFTINHIVAVIIPIVGGMLWMVDYRIPFVGGAALSCVSLAFVQCIRPPEK; this is encoded by the coding sequence GTGAACACGCCGCAGAACCGTCCCATGTACCTCTTCCTCATCGGCCTCGCCGTCTTGAGCGCCCTGGGCTTTCAGGGCTGGCGCACGCTTTTCAACAACTACGCCGTCGAGGTGGCTCAGGTCACAGGACAGCAGATGGGCGTCATTCAGGGTCTGCGCGAGGTACCGGGATTCCTGGCACTCCTGGTCATCTATCTGCTCATGTTCGTGCGCGAGCATCGGCTGGCCGTGCTCTCCCTCATGGTCATGGCCCTGGGCGTGATCATGACCGGACTCATGCCCACCTATGCCGGGCTGGTGGTCGCCACCCTGGTCATGTCCTTCGGGTTCCACTACTACGAGACCCTCAACCAGTCCCTGACCCTGCAGTATTTCGACACCGCCCAGAGCCCCGTGGTCATGGGCAGGCTGCGCGCCGTGAGTTCGGCCGCCAACATCGTCATCGGGCTCATCTTCCTGCTGGCCGTGAACCATGTCTCCTACCAAACCCTCTATGTGGCGCTCGGCATCTTCATCATGGGAGCCGTGGCCTGCTTCCTGCTCATGAACCCCGCCCGCAAGGACCTGCCGCTGCAACGCAAGAGCATGGTCCTGCGCTCGCGCTACTGGCTCTTCTACGTACTGACCTTCCTGGCCGGTGCCCGGCGGCAGATTTTCGTGGCCTTCGCCGTATTCCTGATGGTCAAGAAGTTCGGGTATTCCGTGTCGGAAGTGACCGTGCTCTTCATGCTCAACAACGCCGTGAACTACTTCCTGAGCCCCATGATCGGCCGGGCCGTGATCCGTTTCGGGGAGCGCAAGGTGCTCTCGCTGGAGTACGCGGGGCTCATTTTCGTCTTTCTCGGCTATGCCTTCACCGACAGCAAGCTCTTGGTGGCGGCCCTCTACATCCTGGACCACATCTTCTTCAACTTCGCCATGGCCATCCGCTCCTACTTCCAGAAGATCGCCGACCCGCGCGACATCGCCCCGAGCATGGCCGTGGGCTTCACCATCAACCATATCGTGGCCGTGATCATTCCCATCGTGGGCGGCATGCTCTGGATGGTCGACTACCGCATCCCCTTTGTGGGCGGAGCGGCGCTGAGCTGCGTCTCCCTGGCCTTCGTGCAATGCATACGCCCCCCGGAAAAATAG
- a CDS encoding sigma-54-dependent transcriptional regulator, whose amino-acid sequence MKPSRITILVVDDDPGHRGMLTTLLADWGYRMEEAADGETAVARCREQAFDLILMDVRMTGISGIEALKEIKAYNPAIPILIMTAYSDVETAVEAIKTGAYDYLTKPLDFEDLRLTMERALDHAALRDENRALRQTLSASFDAGGIIGQSPPMRRLMEMLATIAPSEATVMITGESGTGKELIARAIHANSSRRKGPYVAVNCAALTETLLESELFGHEKGAFTGAEKRREGRFLAADKGTIFLDEIGEMPLSMQVKLLRAIQEREIQRVGGDQTLRVDVRIVAATNRDLLAEVEAGRFRQDLYYRLNVVALALPPLRERGEDIPLLAMHFLRRFAEKNGKHIKGFTPEAMDRMLKHSWPGNVRELENAVERAVVLALGEYIGERELPPALSGGPDEPRTGGGFANLTLEELERAAILDALDAAGGNKSEAARRLGITRKTMHSKLAKYGE is encoded by the coding sequence ATGAAACCTTCCCGCATCACCATTCTCGTCGTCGACGACGACCCCGGCCACAGGGGCATGCTGACGACGCTCCTGGCAGACTGGGGCTACCGCATGGAGGAGGCGGCTGACGGCGAAACGGCCGTGGCGCGCTGCCGGGAGCAGGCCTTCGATCTCATCCTCATGGACGTGCGCATGACCGGCATCTCCGGCATCGAGGCCCTGAAGGAGATCAAGGCCTACAACCCGGCCATACCCATCCTGATCATGACGGCCTACTCCGACGTGGAGACGGCGGTGGAGGCCATCAAGACCGGCGCCTACGACTACCTGACCAAGCCCCTGGATTTCGAAGACCTGCGCCTGACCATGGAGCGGGCTCTGGACCACGCGGCTCTGCGCGACGAGAACCGGGCCCTGCGCCAGACCCTCTCCGCCTCCTTCGACGCCGGCGGGATCATCGGCCAGAGCCCGCCCATGCGCCGCCTCATGGAGATGCTGGCCACCATCGCGCCGTCCGAGGCCACGGTCATGATCACGGGCGAGTCAGGCACGGGCAAGGAACTCATCGCCCGGGCCATCCACGCCAACAGTTCGCGACGCAAGGGACCGTATGTCGCCGTGAACTGCGCCGCCCTGACCGAGACGCTGCTTGAATCCGAGCTTTTCGGCCATGAGAAGGGGGCCTTCACCGGGGCCGAAAAACGCAGGGAAGGACGCTTTTTGGCCGCGGACAAGGGCACGATCTTCCTCGACGAAATCGGGGAGATGCCCCTCTCCATGCAGGTCAAGCTGCTGCGGGCCATCCAGGAGCGGGAAATCCAGCGCGTGGGCGGGGACCAGACCCTCAGGGTCGATGTGCGCATCGTGGCCGCCACCAACCGTGACCTGCTGGCCGAGGTCGAGGCGGGGCGCTTTCGTCAGGACCTCTACTACCGCCTGAACGTGGTCGCCCTGGCCCTGCCGCCCCTGCGCGAGCGGGGAGAGGACATTCCTTTGCTGGCCATGCATTTCCTGCGCAGATTCGCCGAGAAGAACGGCAAGCACATCAAGGGGTTCACCCCAGAGGCCATGGACAGGATGCTCAAGCATTCCTGGCCCGGCAACGTGCGGGAACTGGAAAACGCCGTGGAGCGCGCCGTTGTCCTGGCGCTGGGCGAGTACATCGGCGAGCGCGAGCTTCCGCCCGCCCTCTCCGGCGGGCCGGACGAGCCACGGACAGGCGGCGGTTTCGCCAACCTGACCCTGGAGGAACTCGAGCGGGCGGCCATTCTCGACGCCCTGGATGCGGCCGGAGGAAACAAGAGCGAGGCCGCACGCCGCCTGGGCATCACCAGAAAGACCATGCACTCCAAGCTGGCCAAGTACGGGGAATGA